From one Komagataeibacter medellinensis NBRC 3288 genomic stretch:
- a CDS encoding type II toxin-antitoxin system RelB/DinJ family antitoxin has protein sequence MAVSRMVQARVPGEIQEAANQVIHAAGLTVSDVVRVLMTRIAQDKVIPAALFQPNAETLAAFTEVERGDLTRFRSVDALFEDLHADD, from the coding sequence ATGGCTGTCAGTCGCATGGTCCAGGCCCGAGTGCCGGGTGAGATTCAGGAAGCCGCGAACCAGGTCATTCACGCGGCCGGGCTGACGGTGAGTGATGTGGTGCGTGTGCTGATGACGCGGATTGCCCAGGACAAGGTGATTCCGGCCGCGCTGTTTCAGCCCAATGCGGAGACGCTGGCAGCGTTTACTGAGGTCGAGCGTGGGGATCTGACGCGCTTCAGGTCTGTCGATGCGCTGTTCGAAGATCTCCATGCGGACGATTGA
- a CDS encoding type II toxin-antitoxin system YafQ family toxin — MRTIERTTAFKRDFKRVAKGPHRAALDTDLRRIIELLVVDAALEIRHRDHALTGNWKDYRDCHVKPDLVLIYRLIEADRLVLVRLGSHSELDL; from the coding sequence ATGCGGACGATTGAGCGCACGACGGCTTTCAAGCGTGATTTCAAACGGGTGGCGAAGGGACCGCATCGGGCTGCCCTAGACACCGATCTGCGGCGAATTATCGAGCTTCTGGTGGTCGATGCGGCATTGGAAATACGGCATCGCGACCATGCCCTGACAGGCAACTGGAAGGACTATCGGGACTGCCATGTGAAGCCTGATCTGGTGCTGATCTATCGCCTCATTGAGGCCGATCGCCTGGTCTTGGTGCGACTGGGCTCCCATTCGGAACTCGACCTCTA